One genomic segment of Brassica napus cultivar Da-Ae chromosome A3, Da-Ae, whole genome shotgun sequence includes these proteins:
- the LOC106420106 gene encoding aspartic proteinase A1-like → MSNDAVEIGGLRIKQQAFIEATEAPGRRIYERPWDGIFGLSGLSKSTITGARPIWRTKMDEGVVTKKVFSIWLRRYSDSAEDGGEIVFGGIDQEHFTGAHTYVHAEGLLNKFMMYSFFVGKIDTKVCSKGCKVVVDTGSTYIRGPPNLIVKINKQIGVAADCSNYDKLSEVISFTIAAKTFTLTPRDVSCQRQYTYILLLFFLSLFFLLIFYKIS, encoded by the exons ATGAGCAACGATGCGGTAGAGATAGGCGGGTTACGCATCAAGCAGCAAGCGTTCATCGAGGCAACTGAAGCTCCGGGTAGACGGATTTACGAAAGGCCATGGGATGGCATATTTGGACTTTCAGGCCTATCCAAATCGACCATCACAGGAGCTCGTCCCATCTGGAGAACGAAGATGGATGAAGGAGTGGTTACAAAGAAAGTGTTCTCGATATGGCTTCGACGGTACAGTGATTCTGCTGAAGATGGTGGGGAGATAGTCTTTGGAGGTATAGACCAAGAGCACTTCACGGGAGCTCATACCTACGTTCATGCTGAAGGGCTGCTTAACAAATTTATGATGTACTCCTTTTTTGTGGGCAAAATTGACACGAAAGTTTGCTCCAAGGGATGCAAAGTTGTTGTGGATACGGGGAGTACATACATTCGTGGTCCACCG aatttgatcGTCAAGATTAATAAGCAAATCGGAGTAGCAGCAGACTGCTCTAATTATGACAAGCTGTCTGAAGTTATAAGTTTCACAATAGCTGCAAAGACTTTTACCCTCACACCACGCGATGTAAGTTGCCAGAGacaatacacatatatattactaCTATTCTTCCTTTCACTattctttttacttattttctataaaatatcCTAG
- the LOC111210734 gene encoding protein DGS1, mitochondrial-like isoform X2 codes for MDSQPPANGSSPSTIGGDLWNRVASLIPTSDSIFPGKFSSLYRQTFAKKRHISFPLPLPNISADTSRIYVALEEIMADVLSNLHDIQKSLEFWQSRAEGSNARKAYFMVFERGPVAFVDESVKLVRKGLSEEDSAMQHLCQSSSSHMLDRMRVLMELRSSLASFLAQLYVELDKRGEDLLKNPEKSLPSLLVVIDRLFSNLEGSFSHLHAARESDSSIDGSYSMPLVFDRLPEVNEEGSQWTDCELTDAINLVHKNLEKLNSYLSVMVGKHRKPRRMTLYWVRYTCGAVGISVFSIWLLRHSSLMGSSDIENWIHDAKEATVSFFSDHVEQPLLAIRDELFDTFRKRHKGVMEAEEVQLTQDSLHRMLRNFCEQATPEKVSDNATDQEMLEVVMHRYEKELVHPIHNLLSGELARGMLIQVQKLKLDIETAMLELEQILRANEINFAILAALPAFFLSLGMLALLRTWLKQDSKAQGRGRIARIHRRLLVVEIEKRIMQYQSYVEQGRDKDAETVFGLLIYSLERLYRVVETPAKTSGEWDLVKQDLIELGRPQQETSYKLTVTQRLTTVYDCLLPSLKRQ; via the exons ATGGATTCTCAACCTCCGGCGAACGGGTCCTCCCCGTCGACGATCGGAGGAGACCTTTGGAATCGCGTCGCCTCCTTGATTCCAACTTCCGATTCCATTTTCCCCGGAAAATTCTCCAGTCTCTATCGCCAAACCTTCGCCAAGAAACGACATATCTCTTTTCCTCTTCCTCTACC CAACATCTCGGCGGATACGTCTAGGATCTACGTTGCGTTGGAGGAGATAATGGCTGACGTTCTCTCCAACTTGCATGATATCCAGAAGAGTTTGGAGTTTTGGCAATCTAGAGCTGAG GGCTCTAATGCTCGGAAAGCTTACTTCATGGTTTTTGAGAGAGGACCTGTAGCTTTTGTTGATGAGAGTGTGAAGCTCGTCCGCAAAGGTCTTAGTGAGGAGGATTCTGCTATGCAGCATCTTTGTCAGTCGTCTTCGTCTCATATGTTAGATAGGATGAGGGTTTTGATGGAGTTGAGATCTTCACTCGCTTCCTTTCTTGCTCAG CTTTATGTTGAGTTGGATAAGCGTGGTGAAGATCTTTTGAAAAATCCGGAGAAGTCACTGCCGTCGTTGTTGGTTGTTATTGATCGATTGTTTTCGAATTTGGAGGGCTCTTTCAGCCATTTACATGCTGCACGCGAG TCTGATTCTTCTATTGATGGAAGTTACTCAATGCCTCTTGTCTTTGATCGACTGCCTGAGGTTAATGAAGAAGGATCCCAGTGGACTGATTGTGAACTTACCGATGCGATCAATCTGGTTCATAAGAATTTGGAGAAACTTAACTCATATTTATCAGTTATGGTAG GCAAACATCGAAAACCAAGGAGGATGACCCTGTACTGGGTCCGATATACATGTGGTGCAGTTGGGATTTCTGTCTTTTCTATATGGCTACTACGCCACAGTAGTTTGATGGGAAGTTCTGACATCGAGAATTGGATTCATGATGCAAAAGAGGCAACCGTGAGCTTCTTCAGTGATCATGTTGAGCAACCG CTGCTTGCCATTAGGGATGAGCTTTTTGATACTTTCCGGAAAAGACACAAGGGTGTCATGGAAGCTGAAGAAGTGCAGCTGACGCAAGACTCACTGCATAG AATGCTGAGGAATTTCTGCGAGCAGGCTACGCCTGAAAAGGTATCAGACAATGCAACGGATCAGGAGATGCTTGAAGTTGTTATGCACCG GTATGAAAAGGAACTTGTGCACCCTATACACAACCTCCTTAGCGGAGAGCTTGCCCGGGGTATGCTTATCCAG GTCCAGAAGCTTAAACTGGATATAGAAAC AGCCATGCTGGAACTGGAACAGATACTTCGTGCGAATGAGATAAACTTTGCCATTCTAGCTGCATTACCTGCATTCTTTCTCAGCCTTGGTATGCTCGCATTGCTTCGGACATGGCTTAAACAG GATAGCAAAGCTCAAGGACGCGGAAGGATTGCGCGTATTCACAGGAGGCTACTCGTCGTTGAAATTGAAAAGAGAATCATGCAGTATCAGAGCTACGTTGAACAAGGACGT GATAAGGATGCAGAAACCGTATTCGGTTTGCTGATATACAGCCTTGAGCGTTTGTACCGGGTTGTTGAGACTCCTGCAAAAACTAGCGGCGAGTGGGATCT AGTGAAACAAGATCTGATCGAGTTAGGAAGGCCACAGCAGGAAACGTCGTACAAGCTAACTGTGACACAGCGACTTACTACTGTTTACGACTGCTTGCTTCCCTCTCTGAAGCGACAATAA
- the LOC106420225 gene encoding uncharacterized protein LOC106420225: MAMMGLAQHKKNVLHILLLLFCMSIIILLLLVPETKHSLTTFRQNNKNNNYVPPFTFLIKVLTFNRLHSLSRCLRSLSSAEYGVSGDRGRVHLHVYIDHFSLDQNDTTVEDSLRSTKEILDFVDKFEWRFGEKLVHYRTGNAGLQGQWLEAWWPSSDHEFAFVVEDDLEVSPLYFGFLERVIRDYYYDASSFNPSIYGASLQRPWLVPGENGNKLQVDPKTNIFLYQLVGTWGQLLFPKPWKEFRLWYDEHKSKDKKPYLSGMVTDEWYRALEERIWTPWFIKFVHSRGYFNIYTNFPNESALSVSHRDAGVNYRETVGPDSQLLNQSFTGSDFLKLQPLTNLKWYDYCFGEVITGRVVRSLNELGTILPSVQRDKTIVLVSLFDADEMFIRNLLCHFERINTRNHIFIGPRSEFLYDLSRRGHPVIDADMFIKSDSVKEALSSAYVVMKCLELGYSTWVFSSNALLVDEDLILLDSIRSGYDFYIGESSGVLIVLSSPVSRKLWRNELMPSIVSSATKNPSPEHGLDFIQLVKELLEQKGKKVKTVETMSIAENTNAESVNQWLEDDKPVVYWSPEVGSNIIQTKLAELNLWLIDDDLSCKAVICHSL, from the exons ATGGCAATGATGGGACTTGCCCAACACAAGAAGAACGTACTTCATatccttcttctcctcttctgcATGTCCATCATCattctcctcctcctcgtcCCCGAGACCAAACACTCTCTCACTACTTTCCGACAgaacaacaagaacaacaatTATGTCCCGCCTTTCACTTTCCTCATCAAAGTCCTCACGTTTAACCGCCTCCACTCCCTCTCCCGCTGTCTCCGATCTCTCTCCTCCGCGGAGTACGGCGTCTCAGGCGACAGAGGACGCGTTCACCTCCACGTCTATATAGATCATTTCTCACTCGACCAAAATGATACAACCGTGGAAGATAGCTTGAGGAGCACGAAAGAGATCCTGGATTTTGTGGACAAGTTCGAGTGGAGATTTGGGGAGAAACTGGTTCATTACCGGACCGGTAACGCTGGCTTGCAGGGACAGTGGCTGGAGGCTTGGTGGCCGAGCTCAGATCATGAGTTTGCGTTCGTCGTTGAAGATGATCTTGAGGTTTCTCCGCTTTACTTCGGGTTTCTTGAGCGCGTGATTCGTGACTACTACTATGATGCTTCTAGTTTCAACCCTTCTATATATGGAGCTTCGCTTCAGAGACCATGGCTCGTTCCAG GTGAAAATGGAAATAAACTACAAGTAGATCccaaaactaatattttcttataccAGTTAGTGGGAACTTGGGGACAGCTTCTCTTCCCTAAGCCATGGAAAGAGTTCAGACTATGGTACGACGAGCACAAATCAAAGGACAAGAAGCCTTACCTTAGTGGcatg GTGACAGATGAATGGTACAGGGCGTTAGAAGAACGAATATGGACACCATGGTTCATAAAGTTTGTCCACTCACGTGGCTACTTCAACATCTACACCAACTTCCCTAACGAGAGTGCTCTAAGCGTCTCTCACAGGGATGCTGGTGTTAACTATAGAGAAACCGTTGGACCAGACTCTCAGTTACTGAACCAAAGCTTCACCGGTTCTGATTTTCTGAAACTCCAACCTTTGACCAACCTTAAGTGGTACGATTACTGTTTCGGTGAAGTTATTACTGGTAGAGTTGTGAGGAGCTTGAATGAACTTGGCACCATTCTTCCTTCTGTGCAGAGAGATAAAACCATAGTTCTGGTCAGTCTTTTTGATGCAGACGAGATGTTTATCAGGAACTTACTCTGCCATTTCGAGAGGATTAATACTCGGAACCATATATTTATAGGTCCTAGATCAGAGTTTCTCTATGACCTTTCAAGAAGGGGACATCCTGTGATTGATGCGGATATGTTTATCAAAAGCGACTCAGTCAAGGAGGCTCTGAGCAGTGCTTATGTTGTTATGAAATGCTTGGAGCTAGGATACAGCACATGGGTGTTTTCGAGTAATGCGCTTTTGGTGGATGAAGATCTAATACTCCTTGACAGCATCAGATCAGGATACGACTTCTATATAGGAGAAAGCTCTGGAGTATTGATTGTTCTATCTTCACCGGTCAGTCGAAAGCTGTGGAGGAATGAGCTTATGCCTAGCATTGTATCCTCAGCAACGAAGAATCCATCCCCAGAACATGGTCTAGATTTTATTCAGCTAGTGAAAGAGCTACTGGAGCAAAAGGGGAAAAAGGTAAAGACTGTAGAGACGATGAGTATTGCAGAGAATACTAATGCCGAGAGCGTAAACCAGTGGTTGGAAGATGACAAACCGGTGGTGTATTGGTCACCTGAGGTTGGTTCCAATATCATTCAGACAAAGCTTGCGGAACTGAACTTGTGGCTCATTGATGATGATCTCTCATGCAAGGCTGTGATCTGTCATAGCTTATAA
- the LOC111210734 gene encoding protein DGS1, mitochondrial-like isoform X1, which produces MDSQPPANGSSPSTIGGDLWNRVASLIPTSDSIFPGKFSSLYRQTFAKKRHISFPLPLPNISADTSRIYVALEEIMADVLSNLHDIQKSLEFWQSRAEGSNARKAYFMVFERGPVAFVDESVKLVRKGLSEEDSAMQHLCQSSSSHMLDRMRVLMELRSSLASFLAQLYVELDKRGEDLLKNPEKSLPSLLVVIDRLFSNLEGSFSHLHAARESDSSIDGSYSMPLVFDRLPEVNEEGSQWTDCELTDAINLVHKNLEKLNSYLSVMVGKHRKPRRMTLYWVRYTCGAVGISVFSIWLLRHSSLMGSSDIENWIHDAKEATVSFFSDHVEQPLLAIRDELFDTFRKRHKGVMEAEEVQLTQDSLHRMLRNFCEQATPEKVSDNATDQEMLEVVMHRYEKELVHPIHNLLSGELARGMLIQVQKLKLDIETAMLELEQILRANEINFAILAALPAFFLSLGMLALLRTWLKQDSKAQGRGRIARIHRRLLVVEIEKRIMQYQSYVEQGRDKDAETVFGLLIYSLERLYRVVETPAKTSGEWDLVKQDLIELGRPQQETSYKLTVTQRLTTVYDCLLPSLKRQ; this is translated from the exons ATGGATTCTCAACCTCCGGCGAACGGGTCCTCCCCGTCGACGATCGGAGGAGACCTTTGGAATCGCGTCGCCTCCTTGATTCCAACTTCCGATTCCATTTTCCCCGGAAAATTCTCCAGTCTCTATCGCCAAACCTTCGCCAAGAAACGACATATCTCTTTTCCTCTTCCTCTACC CAACATCTCGGCGGATACGTCTAGGATCTACGTTGCGTTGGAGGAGATAATGGCTGACGTTCTCTCCAACTTGCATGATATCCAGAAGAGTTTGGAGTTTTGGCAATCTAGAGCTGAG GGCTCTAATGCTCGGAAAGCTTACTTCATGGTTTTTGAGAGAGGACCTGTAGCTTTTGTTGATGAGAGTGTGAAGCTCGTCCGCAAAGGTCTTAGTGAGGAGGATTCTGCTATGCAGCATCTTTGTCAGTCGTCTTCGTCTCATATGTTAGATAGGATGAGGGTTTTGATGGAGTTGAGATCTTCACTCGCTTCCTTTCTTGCTCAG CTTTATGTTGAGTTGGATAAGCGTGGTGAAGATCTTTTGAAAAATCCGGAGAAGTCACTGCCGTCGTTGTTGGTTGTTATTGATCGATTGTTTTCGAATTTGGAGGGCTCTTTCAGCCATTTACATGCTGCACGCGAG TCTGATTCTTCTATTGATGGAAGTTACTCAATGCCTCTTGTCTTTGATCGACTGCCTGAGGTTAATGAAGAAGGATCCCAGTGGACTGATTGTGAACTTACCGATGCGATCAATCTGGTTCATAAGAATTTGGAGAAACTTAACTCATATTTATCAGTTATG GTAGGCAAACATCGAAAACCAAGGAGGATGACCCTGTACTGGGTCCGATATACATGTGGTGCAGTTGGGATTTCTGTCTTTTCTATATGGCTACTACGCCACAGTAGTTTGATGGGAAGTTCTGACATCGAGAATTGGATTCATGATGCAAAAGAGGCAACCGTGAGCTTCTTCAGTGATCATGTTGAGCAACCG CTGCTTGCCATTAGGGATGAGCTTTTTGATACTTTCCGGAAAAGACACAAGGGTGTCATGGAAGCTGAAGAAGTGCAGCTGACGCAAGACTCACTGCATAG AATGCTGAGGAATTTCTGCGAGCAGGCTACGCCTGAAAAGGTATCAGACAATGCAACGGATCAGGAGATGCTTGAAGTTGTTATGCACCG GTATGAAAAGGAACTTGTGCACCCTATACACAACCTCCTTAGCGGAGAGCTTGCCCGGGGTATGCTTATCCAG GTCCAGAAGCTTAAACTGGATATAGAAAC AGCCATGCTGGAACTGGAACAGATACTTCGTGCGAATGAGATAAACTTTGCCATTCTAGCTGCATTACCTGCATTCTTTCTCAGCCTTGGTATGCTCGCATTGCTTCGGACATGGCTTAAACAG GATAGCAAAGCTCAAGGACGCGGAAGGATTGCGCGTATTCACAGGAGGCTACTCGTCGTTGAAATTGAAAAGAGAATCATGCAGTATCAGAGCTACGTTGAACAAGGACGT GATAAGGATGCAGAAACCGTATTCGGTTTGCTGATATACAGCCTTGAGCGTTTGTACCGGGTTGTTGAGACTCCTGCAAAAACTAGCGGCGAGTGGGATCT AGTGAAACAAGATCTGATCGAGTTAGGAAGGCCACAGCAGGAAACGTCGTACAAGCTAACTGTGACACAGCGACTTACTACTGTTTACGACTGCTTGCTTCCCTCTCTGAAGCGACAATAA
- the LOC106419912 gene encoding probable F-box protein At4g22060 encodes MEPSMWSKLPSDLIQLIFERLGFADFQRAKSVCLSWRYASKQSSPNNQIPWLILFPEKGKDYCLLFNPEEKDEKLYRIQNIGVNFANSNCLATYGSWLLMQDDHQYNIIYILNIFTCEKIDLPSMKSQLSIVETEDDMFLVQLHDNRDVLFWFDEKTKDYVVIWIIQARFLVYSRKGDKYWKRIELFNFNFDMVYKDHRLYLYTSSRDVKVLDFSQGIPRQVFETQVNYDYSRKPEDVFYYDAPLHVCRKIKTENLVVRVTGEVLRVKSIVLCNSDVWYFRIYKMNSSNSEWEKLDSLGDEEAIFLDLGITVTLANTIKGVNGNSIYFSGNHNNYCDSDLGHFWSKNDILIFNLGTQEIERPHPSIFSSIQLSNARWFVPNFKQM; translated from the coding sequence ATGGAACCAAGCATGTGGTCCAAGCTTCCTTCAGATCTCATTCAGTTGATTTTTGAACGTCTTGGTTTTGCAGATTTTCAAAGGGCTAAATCTGTTTGTTTATCTTGGCGCTATGCATCCAAACAATCTTCGCCAAACAATCAAATCCCTTGGCTgattctatttccagaaaaagGTAAAGATTACTGCCTCTTGTTTAATCCCGAGGAAAAAGATGAGAAGTTATACAGAATTCAAAATATAGGTGTCAACTTTGCAAATAGTAATTGTTTGGCTACTTATGGAAGTTGGCTCTTGATGCAAGACGATCATCAATACAATATAATATACATTTTGAATATATTCACCTGTGAGAAGATCGATCTGCCTTCCATGAAGTCTCAACTTAGCATTGTGGAGACTGAAGATGATATGTTTCTTGTACAATTACATGACAACAGAGATGTTTTATTCTGGTTCGACGAAAAAACCAAAGATTATGTTGTTATATGGATAATCCAAGCCCGTTTTTTGGTTTATTCCAGAAAAGGTGATAAATATTGGAAACGAATTGAGCTTTTCAACTTTAATTTTGACATGGTATACAAAGATCATAGACTTTACTTGTATACTAGCTCTCGTGATGTCAAAGTCTTGGATTTTTCTCAAGGTATCCCGCGACAAGTATTTGAGACGCAAGTTAACTATGATTATTCGAGAAAGCCAGAGGATGTTTTCTACTATGATGCTCCTCTTCATGTATGTAGGAAGATCAAGACTGAAAATCTTGTAGTCAGAGTGACTGGTGAAGTTCTGAGGGTTAAGAGCATAGTTTTGTGCAATTCCGACGTTTGGTACTTCCGCATCTACAAGATGAATTCATCAAATAGCGAGTGGGAGAAACTTGATTCTTTGGGAGACGAAGAAGCAATATTTTTGGATCTTGGTATCACCGTTACGCTTGCCAACACTATCAAAGGAGTCAACGGAAACTCAATATATTTCAGCGGCAATCATAATAACTATTGTGATTCTGATTTGGGTCATTTTTGGAGTAAAAACGATATACTTATCTTCAATCTTGGCACTCAAGAAATTGAAAGACCACACCCAAGTATCTTTTCGTCAATTCAATTATCTAATGCTCGATGGTTTGTCCCAAATTTCAAACAAATGTGA